GTGTCGACCATCTCAAGGTCGCGGAAGGGTTGGGTTGCAAAGCGATCCGGGTCTTCGAACCCGACAACATCGGTCCCGCACTGGAAGACGCGAAGAAGCTGATGGCCGAACATCGTGTCCCGGTGGTGGTCGAGGTCATCCTCGAGCGGGTCACCAACGTGTCCATGGGCCTCGAGATCGACAACATCGTCGAATTCGAAGAACTCGCGACCTCCGCCGCAGACGCACCAACCGCCACCGCCCCCATCGCACCCGAACCGGTGGGAGGCGGGCGGTGAGCAGGCCGGACGCGCCGCCGGTAGAGCTGCGATCGGCGAGCGTGCGCGGCGGGTGGCGCGACGGACACTGCGTCCTGGCCCCCGACAAATTCAAGGGCTCGCTCACCGCGCCCGAGGTCGCCGCGCACCTCGCGACCGGACTCCGCCGGGTCCGCCCGGATCTCCCGCTCGTCACCATGCCGGTGGCCGACGGCGGGGACGGCACGGTGGACGCGGTGGTGGAATCGGGCTTCGTCCGCTTCCAGACCAGCGTCACCGGTCCGCTCGGCTTGCCGGTGGCCGCCTCGTTCGCGATGAGGGGCGAGGCGGCCGTGATCGAGCTGGCGGAAGCGTCCGGCCTGCGACGGCTGCCACTGCGGCCTACCTTCCACACCGCCATGACCGCAACCAGTTACGGCACAGGCGAACTGATTCGCGCGGCGGCCCGGCGCGGCGCCCGCCAGGTGGTGCTCGGGCTCGGCGGCAGCGCCTGCACCGACGGCGGGGTGGGCATGATGTCCGCCCTGGGTGTGCGTTTTCTCGACGAGCACGATCGTGAGTTGCCGCCCGGCGCAGCGGCATTGAGCAGGCTGGCGCGCATCGACGCCGCGGACATGCTGCAGGTGCCGGTGATCGTCGCCTCCGACGTCGACAATCCGCTGCTCGGGCCGCGCGGCGCCGCACAGGTTTACGGTCCGCAGAAGGGCGCCCGGCCGCGTGAGGTGGACGAATTGGAATGGGGTCTGGCACGTTTGGCCTCGATCGTCGAACGCGACGTCGGCGCCGCGGTGGCGCAGCGGCCCGGAGCGGGGGCGGCCGGCGGGGTCGGCTACGCCGCACTCGCCTTCCTGGGCGCGACTGTGCGGCCGGGCATCGAGCTGATCCTCGAACTGATGTCGTTCACCGAAAAGGTTCAGGGTGCTCGCCTGGTGATCACGGGGGAAGGCTCGCTCGATCCGCAGACCCTGCACGGCAAAGCTCCGGTCGGCGTCGCGCGAGCGGCGGCGAGCGCGTCCGTGCCGGTAGTCGCGGTCGCCGGGCAGCGTGCACTCACCGACGAGCAGCTGCGCGGCGCGCACATCGAAGCCGCGTACGCGCTGACCGACCTCGAGCCCGACCCCGAGGTCTGCATCGCGCAGGCGGGACCACTGCTGGAACAGCTGGCCGGCGAACTCGCCGGCGCCTGGTTGGGAGCGAACGCTCATGCATGATCTGGTGATCCGATCCCGGCGGGTCGCGCTGCCGGAGGGAATTCGCGCGGCCTCGATCGCGGTGCGGGACGGCAAGATCGCGGCCCTTGCCGACTACGAGGCCGTGCTGCCCGCGGCCGCGACGACCGATCTAGCCGACTTGGTCGTGCTGCCCGGACTGGTGGACTCCCACGTCCACGTCAACGAGCCGGGGCGTACCGAGTGGGAGGGTTTCGCCACGGCCACCAAGGCGGCGGCCGCGGGCGGGGTGACGACGATCGTCGACATGCCGCTGAACTCGTTGCCGCCGACGGTCAGCGTGGCGCACCTGCGCACCAAACAGGCTGTCGCGGACGGGCAGTGCCATGTCGACGTGGCCTTCTGGGGCGGCGCGATCCCCGGCAATCTGGCCGCGCTGCGACCGCTGCACGCGGCGGGGGTCGTCGGTTTCAAATGCTTCCTCTCGCCCTCCGGAGTCGACGAGTTCCCCCCGCTCGGACTCGGCGAGGTCGAACAGGTCATGCGGGAGCTCGCCGCGTACGACGGTCTGCTCGTGGTGCACGCGGAAGATCCCGTGCGGCTGCACGATCCGGTCGACGGGACGTATCGCGCGTTCCTCGATTCCCGGCCGGGCGAGGCGGAAAAGGCCGCGGTGCAAGAAGTCATCGCGCTCGCCGAACTCACGGGGGTGCGGGCGCACATCCTGCACGTCTCGGCGGCGGCCTGCCTCGAACCGCTGGCGCAGGCGCAGGCCCGTGGCGTGCGGATCACCGCCGAGACCTGCCCGCACTACCTGACGCTCTCGGCGGCGGAGGCGTCGTCCACCGCGTTCAAATGCTGTCCGCCGATACGGGATTCCGGTAATCAGGACGCGCTGTGGCAGGGCCTGGCCGACGGCGTGCTCAGTTGTGTGGTCTCCGATCATTCGCCGTGCACGCCGGAGCTGAAGGAGGGGGACTTCGCCACCGCGTGGGGCGGAATCTCGTCCCTGCAGATCGGTTTGCCCGCCGTGTGGACGGCCGCCGCCGAACGGGGTTTCCGGCTCACCGATGTGGTGCGGTGGATGGCCGCCGCCCCCGCGGAGTTGGCCGGGTTGCCACAGAAGGGCCGCATCGCAGTCGGTTGCGACGCAGACCTGGTGGCCTTCGATCCGTGGGCGCCGGTCACCGTCGATCCCGCCGCACTGGCGCACAAGAACCCCATCACGCCCTACGGCGGGCGTGAGCTGCGCGGCCTCGTGCACGCGACCTGGCTGCGCGGGCGGGTCGTGGGGAACGGGCATCCGCCGGCGGGGGAACTTCTCGTACAGCCCAGAGACGCTGTGCGGCAGTGGGATACAGCACCCGCCGACACTATCGCGAACCGCAATCGACAAGGGAAATATGTCTGACTTCACCAATCTGCCCGACCTGGCGCTGCGCACCAATCGCGCCGGCGTGATCGCCGCGAGCGACGAATCGTTCGAGGAACGCGAAAACCTCATCAACCCATGGGAACCCCGGTTCGCCGAGCACACCTTCGGTCCCAAAGGTCAGGAGTACGACGGCTGGGAGACCCGCCGTCATCGCGGACCCGGCCACGATTGGGCCGTCATCCGGCTCGGCATGCCCGGCGTGATCCGCGGAGTGGTCGTCGACACGGCCTGGTTCAAAGGCAACTATCCGCCGTTTACCTCCGTCGAGGCTTGCCGGGCGCCTGGCTATCCGTCTCCGGCGCAACTCGATTCGGCGGAGTGGGTGGAGATCGTGCCGCGGACCGCGCTCGGCGGCGACGCCAAGCACGAGCTTCCGGTGGCCGACGACCGCATCTTCACCCACGTCCGGTTGAACATCTTCCCGGATGGCGGAGTCGCCCGCTTGCGTGTGCACGGTGAAGTGGTGCCGGATCCGACGCTGCTCACCGGGCTCACCGTCGACCTCGCCGCGCTGGCGCACGGCGCGCGAACCATCGCCTGCTCCAACATGTTCTACTCGGCGCCGGACAACATGCTCGCGCCCGGACTGGCTCGCAACCAGGCCGAGGGTTGGGAGACGGCGCGCCGCCGGGACGGCGGAAACGACTGGGCGACAATCCAGCTCGCCGCGCAGGGCGTTCCCGCGCTGATCGAACTCGACACCACGCATCTGCTGTTCAACGCGCCCGGCGAAGCCCGCGTCGTGGCGATCGATCACCAGGGGACCGGGCCACTGCCGCCGAGCGACGACCCGGCCTGGTTCGAGTTGTTGCCGCGCACCGCATTGCAGCCCGACACGCCGCATCGTTTCCGGCTGGCACCGTCCGAACGGGCTGCCACGCATGTGCGCGTCGACATCTACCCGGACGGGGGCATCGCGCGGTTGCGGGTGTTCGGTGCGCTCACCGCGGCGGCCGAGCGGGAGCTGAATTCGCGCTGGTTGTCGGACGGAAAGTGATTCCTGCGCCGCGAGTGTGAGCGCGGCCGTCCCGCTGACGGGGTGGCTGCGGCGGCCGTGCGCCCGCTAAGGTCCGACGATGGCGATCGAAGTCCGGACCGGGGTGGGTGGCCGTCGCGGCCGCTCGGCGAGGTGGCGGCGATGACGGTGTACGACACCACCGGCCGTACGTATGCGGCGACCCGGCAACCGGATCCGCGCATCGCCGCTGCGATCGATGCGTCCCTCGCGGGTATGGCGTCGATCGTGAACATCGGCGCGGGCACCGGCTCCTACGAACCGGGCGGCACTGTCCTCGCGGTCGAGCCCAGCCGGGTGATGATCGCGCAGCGGCCGAGCGGTGCCGCCGCTGCCGTGCGCGCGGCCGCTGAACAGTTGCCGATCCGCACCGGTGCCGTGGATGCGGCTTTGGCGGTGCTCACCATCCATCACTGGACTGACCTCGAGCGCGGCATCGCCGAGATGATCCGAGTTGCGCGGCGTCGCATCGTGATCCTCACCTGGGATCACTCGGTGTTCCGTCAATTCTGGCTGGTGCGCGACTACCTACCCGCGGCCGCGGAAACCGACGCCCGCCTCGCCGTGCCTGTGGCCCGCTTGACCGCTCAGTTGGAAGACTTTGCCGTACAGCCGGTCCCGGTGCCACACGACTGCGTCGACGGTTTCGGCGGCGCATACTGGCGTCGCCCGGAGGCCTACCTCGACGAAACCGTCCGCGCCGGAATATCCATGCTCGCGCTCACACCGGAACCGCAACTCCGAGAAGGACTGTCCCGCCTGCGTCGAGATCTCACCGATGGCTCCTGGTCCGCTCGCTACGCCGACCTCCTCAGCCGGCCCCACCTCGACCTCGGCTACCGTCTCGTCACCGCGGACCTGCCGGCCGAGTGAAGACATCCTGACTCAGCAGATCTCATACCCTTTGCCAGCGCGCGACCCGGGCCGTCCCAGGCGTCCGCCGCGGTGAATTATTCGCTCACCCTACCGGCGGAAGGGAAGGGCGCCAACGGGGTTGCGTGCGGGGTGCGGATCAGACGGGCTTGCAGATGATGGACGCGAAGCCGACGCGGTTGGCAACCATCACATCGTGGACCGAGTGGCGGAAGTTCGGGCGGAGCAGGGCGAGGATGAAGGCGGCGAGGGTGCCGGGCAGGCGGACCTGGTTGACGAAGACGTAGGGGGCGTCTTCGATCGGGCCGAGCAGGGCGATGTCGTCCACCTTGGCGTCGTGGTCGAACCAGCCGGCGACCGAGTCGAAATAGCGCAAGGCGCGGTCGTAGTCGTCGGCGGTGAAGTGGTTGAACAGGAAGGTGCCGGTCGGGGCGCGATCGATGTCGCCGAGGCGCCTGATATTGCGCGCGGGCATGATGAAGTCGGCGTTGAGCTGCTGGAACTCCGGCGTGGCCTGCACCGCGGCGAGCGTCTCCGGTGTGCTGGTCTCGATCAGGACGATCACGTCGAAGCGGGGGCTCACCTCGGACGGCTGGATCGCGATCGCGCGGTAGGCCCTGGCCGACAGCACCTCGTCCATCGCCGCCAGTCGGCGCGCGAGGTCCTGGCATCGTTGCAAGACCTCGCGGCGACGGGAACTCCGGGGCACGAACGGGATTCGCCGGGGTGGGTCCACGCGGAAGCCGAGGTAGAGATAGCCGTAGGGGGCCGGTTCGACGTATGGCGCGGGTGGGTTGGTCTGGGTGCGCGGGTCGGTGCTCATGATCTCGTCCTTTCGAGTAAAATAATCGATCGTTCGATTAATTGTAGGCCTCGAAAGGGAAGGGTGGAAGTGGCATGACGACACCACGGCGTAGACCAGGACGGCCGCGCAAGGCGGATGCGGGCGACACCAAAGCCGCGTTGTTGAGCGCCGCCCTGCGCCTGTTCGCCCGCAACGGGTACGCGGGCACCTCGATCCGGTCCATCGCGCGCGAGGTGGGGTTGAGCGAGAGCGTGCTCTACGCACATTTCGCCGGCAAGCAAGCGATCTTCGACGCCGTGCTCGCCACCCTCGGCCCCACCAACCCGCTCGACATGATGGACGCCGCCACGGCCGCCCTCGTCGACACCGACCCGCCGCAATACCTGCGCGAACTAGTGCGCGCCGTCCTCGAAGGGTGGGAACACGAAGACGCACGCCTACTGATCAGCGTCATGGCGCAGGACGGCCTGTTGCACAGTCCCGCACTGCAGCAAGCGATCTCGGCCATGCGCCTGCCCGTGAGCCGCCTGTTCGAACACTGGATCGCCGCCGATCAGATCCCCGCCGACCTCGCCACCCCGGAAGACCTCGCAATGTCGTTCACCGGCCTGATCGGCCTCACCCGAGTCCTGCACCTGCACGCCCACGCCCCCGATGAGGAACGCACCCGAGCCCGCGCCGAAATCTCCCGCCACGCCGAAACTTTCATCCGTCTCGTGTTTCGCAGCGACTCCGGGCACTGAACCACCGCGAATCAACTGTGGCCCGCCGACAGGCGGGCCACAGTTCGGACTGATGGTCGCCGACCCGAGTTGGGCGGTGTCGATTACACAGAGCGGCTCAGTTGGTGGGTGGCCAGCGGGCTCACATCGAACTCGGCGTAGGGCCAGATCGGCAGGCTTGTCAACGTGGCCTCCAGCGCGTCGGCGTCGGCGGCCGACCAGATACCGATGTTCGCCCGCCGCCCGGGCACCCGCCAGATGTCGCGCAGCACGCCCTCGGTCTGCAGCTCACGCCCTCGAGCCCGCTCTCGCTCGATCACCCTGTCTCGTTCTTCGGCGGGCAGTTCATAGACTCGCGCCCCGTCAGCCCGACCATCCCGAACTCGACGCCCTCCGGCTCGACAAAGTCCTGTCGGCCCTCGGCGACCCCGCCCGCCTTCGGATCATGCAGGTGCTGGCTGATCGCGGAGAACATCAGCGCGGCGATTTCGAGGTGCAGGTCGGCCCCTCGACCCTGAGTCATCACATGAAAACATTGCGCGAGGCGGGCCTGACCCGGCATCGCATGGAAGGCACCCGATGCTTCGTGTCCCTGCGGGAGGACACCCTCGGCCACTTCCCCGCCATTCTGGCGGCCGTCCTACAGGCCGTCGCCGCGGAGGAGTAGTACCAAGTCTCCCCTGATAGATAGCCGTCGGGCCACAGTTCGGACTTACTCGTCTAGGTTCTGTCTCGAAGTCCCATTCGCGCCTGCCTAGTTCGGTGCACCTGCCGCGGGAGTTACCGGGATAGTGCTGAGCACGTCAGGTGGGGTTCCCAGCTTTAGACGCAGGTCAGGTGCGTGAAGGTGGGGTTCCTGCGTGGTCATCTGGCTGTGGTGGCGTCTCGAGCGGCTTGGGAAGAGAAGGGCGGTTGGGAGGCGGGCCGGTTGGTGTGGACCAAGCGACAGATAGGTTGGGGTCACAGAGTTTTCGTACTGCTCACAGGGTTTATAGCTGCTGTGAACCGTATGGAAAGTCTGTGACCCCACGACTCGCCCAGCAAAACACGCCGAGCCACAACCCCACCCACCCGAAACCGCTGCTACCTCGTCAAGGAACTCTCGAAAACAGCACCACAGCCAGACGACCCCGCCGGAACCCCACCCCCGCGCACCTGACATGCGCCTAAAGCCGGGAACCCCACCTGACGCGCCCAGCACCATCCCTGTAACTCCCGCGGCAGGCACACCAATCCGGGAAAGTCACGCTTCGGCAGCCAGCCAACAAGCCCGAACGCAAGCAAACCAAGCGACAGTTAGCCCCGTGTCGACACGCGAAAGCCGCACACCTGCACCACTTCTCGGGATTCACACCCCTTCTGGCCGCCCAGAAAAGGTGTGAATCCCGAGAAGTGGTGCAACTGCTAATGACCCCCCTCACCACTGCGAGACAGAACCTAGGTGAGAGTGACCTTGCAGCCGGTCCCCGCCCGGCCGCCATGGCTTTCCGAGGTGACGGTGACCGTCGTCGTCACGCCGATCGCTGCGGCGCTGGGCGTGAACAGAACTGCCGCTGCACAGCAATGAGTTTCGGCATAGTTCGTACCCGGCTCTGCCTCGAGCCTTTGCGGTTCGAGCGCACGCCATGATGGTGCGGCACATGGACGACCAGCACGCGGATAACTGAAGGCGTGAATTGCCTTGTGGCAGTGTCGCTCAGGACGATGTGCAGCTCGTGTGAACGGTCTGTCCGAGGCTGGCGATCCGGGCTCCTATTCGGGTGAGGAGGTGGGCGGTGAGGGTGGGGTTTTGGGCGGTGTCGGTGGGGGTGAGGTCGGCGAGGGTGTAGACGTGGGTGAAACCGGCTCGGGGCCAGTGGGTTCGGGGGAGTTCGCTGCGGCCGGCGACGGCGATGACGGGGGTGGGGGCGGCGCGGTGGGCGACGGCGGCGGGGAGTTTGCCGCGTTCGGTTTGCTGGTCGAGGCGGCCTTCGCCGGTGACGATCAGGTCGGCAGCCGCGCGGTGCCGGTCGAAGTCGAGTAGGTCGAGGAAGTAGTCGGCGCCGGAGAGCGGGTGGGCGCCGAGGAGCAGGGCAGCGAAGCCGACGCCACCCGCGCTGCCTGCTCCTGGAGTGGCGGCGAGGGTGGGGGATTGGGGAAAACCGTTGTGGGACAGCGTTTGTACGAATCGGTGCAGGCCTGCGTCGAGGCGGCGCGCCTGCGCGGGGGTCGCGCCCTTCTGCGGGCCGTAGACGGCGGCCGCACCGTCGGGTCCGGTGAGCGGGTTGGTGACATCGGAGGCGAGCACCAACTCGACGGTGGGCAGGCGCACCGCCGCGGACACGTCGACCGCGGCGATGTCGAGCAGCGCACGACCACTCGGCGGCAGGACCCGGCCGGCGGCATCGGTGAACCGGAATCCCATGGCGGTCAACAACCCCATGCCGCCGTCGGTGCTCGCGCTGCCGCCGAGTGCCAAGACGATTCGCCCCGGCCCGAACCGCAGCGCCTGCCGAAGCGCTTGTCCCAGGCCGAGACTCGACGAGTCGAGCGGCCGGAGCCGCCCGCCGGGCAGTGTGGCGAGTCCGCAGG
This genomic stretch from Nocardia brasiliensis ATCC 700358 harbors:
- a CDS encoding glycerate kinase; its protein translation is MSRPDAPPVELRSASVRGGWRDGHCVLAPDKFKGSLTAPEVAAHLATGLRRVRPDLPLVTMPVADGGDGTVDAVVESGFVRFQTSVTGPLGLPVAASFAMRGEAAVIELAEASGLRRLPLRPTFHTAMTATSYGTGELIRAAARRGARQVVLGLGGSACTDGGVGMMSALGVRFLDEHDRELPPGAAALSRLARIDAADMLQVPVIVASDVDNPLLGPRGAAQVYGPQKGARPREVDELEWGLARLASIVERDVGAAVAQRPGAGAAGGVGYAALAFLGATVRPGIELILELMSFTEKVQGARLVITGEGSLDPQTLHGKAPVGVARAAASASVPVVAVAGQRALTDEQLRGAHIEAAYALTDLEPDPEVCIAQAGPLLEQLAGELAGAWLGANAHA
- the allB gene encoding allantoinase AllB; its protein translation is MHDLVIRSRRVALPEGIRAASIAVRDGKIAALADYEAVLPAAATTDLADLVVLPGLVDSHVHVNEPGRTEWEGFATATKAAAAGGVTTIVDMPLNSLPPTVSVAHLRTKQAVADGQCHVDVAFWGGAIPGNLAALRPLHAAGVVGFKCFLSPSGVDEFPPLGLGEVEQVMRELAAYDGLLVVHAEDPVRLHDPVDGTYRAFLDSRPGEAEKAAVQEVIALAELTGVRAHILHVSAAACLEPLAQAQARGVRITAETCPHYLTLSAAEASSTAFKCCPPIRDSGNQDALWQGLADGVLSCVVSDHSPCTPELKEGDFATAWGGISSLQIGLPAVWTAAAERGFRLTDVVRWMAAAPAELAGLPQKGRIAVGCDADLVAFDPWAPVTVDPAALAHKNPITPYGGRELRGLVHATWLRGRVVGNGHPPAGELLVQPRDAVRQWDTAPADTIANRNRQGKYV
- the alc gene encoding allantoicase, whose amino-acid sequence is MSDFTNLPDLALRTNRAGVIAASDESFEERENLINPWEPRFAEHTFGPKGQEYDGWETRRHRGPGHDWAVIRLGMPGVIRGVVVDTAWFKGNYPPFTSVEACRAPGYPSPAQLDSAEWVEIVPRTALGGDAKHELPVADDRIFTHVRLNIFPDGGVARLRVHGEVVPDPTLLTGLTVDLAALAHGARTIACSNMFYSAPDNMLAPGLARNQAEGWETARRRDGGNDWATIQLAAQGVPALIELDTTHLLFNAPGEARVVAIDHQGTGPLPPSDDPAWFELLPRTALQPDTPHRFRLAPSERAATHVRVDIYPDGGIARLRVFGALTAAAERELNSRWLSDGK
- a CDS encoding class I SAM-dependent methyltransferase; this encodes MTVYDTTGRTYAATRQPDPRIAAAIDASLAGMASIVNIGAGTGSYEPGGTVLAVEPSRVMIAQRPSGAAAAVRAAAEQLPIRTGAVDAALAVLTIHHWTDLERGIAEMIRVARRRIVILTWDHSVFRQFWLVRDYLPAAAETDARLAVPVARLTAQLEDFAVQPVPVPHDCVDGFGGAYWRRPEAYLDETVRAGISMLALTPEPQLREGLSRLRRDLTDGSWSARYADLLSRPHLDLGYRLVTADLPAE
- a CDS encoding TetR/AcrR family transcriptional regulator; translated protein: MTTPRRRPGRPRKADAGDTKAALLSAALRLFARNGYAGTSIRSIAREVGLSESVLYAHFAGKQAIFDAVLATLGPTNPLDMMDAATAALVDTDPPQYLRELVRAVLEGWEHEDARLLISVMAQDGLLHSPALQQAISAMRLPVSRLFEHWIAADQIPADLATPEDLAMSFTGLIGLTRVLHLHAHAPDEERTRARAEISRHAETFIRLVFRSDSGH
- a CDS encoding muconolactone Delta-isomerase, encoding MIERERARGRELQTEGVLRDIWRVPGRRANIGIWSAADADALEATLTSLPIWPYAEFDVSPLATHQLSRSV
- a CDS encoding helix-turn-helix domain-containing protein gives rise to the protein MQVLADRGEHQRGDFEVQVGPSTLSHHMKTLREAGLTRHRMEGTRCFVSLREDTLGHFPAILAAVLQAVAAEE
- a CDS encoding glycerate kinase, whose translation is MRVLVAPDKFKGSLSAAEVARCLVLGLSASGAECRALPLADGGDGSVDAAVAAGFEAVPVTVAGATGTPRQGLIALRGDTAVVEVANTCGLATLPGGRLRPLDSSSLGLGQALRQALRFGPGRIVLALGGSASTDGGMGLLTAMGFRFTDAAGRVLPPSGRALLDIAAVDVSAAVRLPTVELVLASDVTNPLTGPDGAAAVYGPQKGATPAQARRLDAGLHRFVQTLSHNGFPQSPTLAATPGAGSAGGVGFAALLLGAHPLSGADYFLDLLDFDRHRAAADLIVTGEGRLDQQTERGKLPAAVAHRAAPTPVIAVAGRSELPRTHWPRAGFTHVYTLADLTPTDTAQNPTLTAHLLTRIGARIASLGQTVHTSCTSS